In one Arachis duranensis cultivar V14167 chromosome 9, aradu.V14167.gnm2.J7QH, whole genome shotgun sequence genomic region, the following are encoded:
- the LOC107463935 gene encoding isocitrate dehydrogenase [NAD] catalytic subunit 5, mitochondrial isoform X2, whose product MASSGFQLLKRTLGNRSTAARFFSSVSSTPIRATLFPGDGIGPEIAESVKQIFKAADVPIEWEEHYVGTEIDPRTQSFLTWESLESVRQNRVGLKGPMATPIGKGHRSLNLTLRKELNLYANVRPCYSLPGYKTRYDNVNLITIRENTEGEYSGLEHQVVRGVVESLKIITRQASLRVAEYAFHYAKEHGRERVSAIHKANIMQKTDGLFLKCCREVAEKYPDIKYEEVVIDNCCMMLVKNPALFDVLVMPNLYGDIISDLCAGLVGGLGLTPSCNIGEGGIALAEAVHGSAPDIAGKNLANPTALLLSGVSMLRHLNLHDKADRIQNAILNTIAEGKYRTADLGGKAKTTEFTKAIIDHL is encoded by the exons ATGGCCTCTTCTGGCTTCCAGCTCCTCAAACGAACCCTTGGAAACCGCTCCACCGCCGCCAGATTCTTCTCCTCCGTTTCTTCCACTCCGATCCGTGCCACTCTCTTCCCCGGCGACGGTATTGGCCCCGAAATCGCTGAATCTGTCAAACAG ATATTCAAAGCAGCTGATGTGCCCATAGAGTGGGAAGAGCACTATGTAGGGACTGAAATTGACCCCAGAACACAGAGCTTTCTGACATGGGAAAGTTTGGAATCAGTTCGGCAAAATCGGGTTGGCTTGAAAGGGCCAATGGCCACCCCCATTGGAAAAGGCCATCGTTCGTTGAACCTTACCCTAAGAAAAGAACTTAATTTGTATGCGAATGTTCGTCCCTGCTATAGCCTTCCTGGCTACAAAACTCGGTATGATAATGTAAATCTCATCACGATCCGCGAAAACACAGAAGGAGAGTACAGTGGTCTTGAACATCAG GTTGTGAGAGGTGTAGTAGAAAGTCTCAAAATCATTACACGCCAAGCAAGTTTAAGGGTCGCTGAGTATGCTTTTCACTATGCCAAAGAACATGGAAGAGAGAGGGTATCTGCTATTCACAAGGCCAACATTATGCAGAAGACTGATGGTCTTTTCCTCAAG TGCTGTCGCGAGGTTGCGGAGAAGTATCCTGATATAAAGTATGAGGAAGTTGTCATTGACAATTGCTGCATGATG CTTGTGAAGAATCCTGCTCTTTTTGATGTGCTAGTGATGCCAAACCTTTATGGTGACATTATTAGTGACCTTTGTGCTGGCTTGGTTGGGGGTTTGGGCTTGACACCAAG CTGCAACATTGGTGAGGGAGGTATTGCACTAGCTGAGGCTGTACATGGTTCAGCACCTGATATTGCTGGAAAG AATTTGGCAAATCCAACTGCTTTACTGCTGAGTGGTGTTTCAATGTTGCGCCATTTGAATCTCCATGACAAAGCTGACCGAATTCAAAACGCCATCCTCAACACAATTGCAGAAGGGAAGTATCGAACTGCCGATCTTGGAGGCAAAGCAAAGACAACCGAGTTCACCAAGGCAATTATTGATCATCTCTAA
- the LOC107464027 gene encoding glucose-6-phosphate 1-dehydrogenase, chloroplastic, with product MANIIVPSPTIFTSSCVLRREQQQLFVSKFNAVIGGIDSSYSLWNSCIQPRNNSRNTFQLKCSNGHPLNSVSSHDGVVGSSLAKEDSKPQPTEASYPLSNSECIGSNLSITVVGASGDLAKKKIFPALFALYYEDWLPENFIVYGYARTKMTDEELRDMISKTLTCRIDKRENCEDKMDQFLKRCFYHSGLYNSEDDFSDLDSKLKEKEGGKDSNRLFYLSIPPNIFVDVVKCASLKASSRNGWTRVIVEKPFGRDSESSSELTRCLKQYLAEEQIFRIDHYLGKELVENLSVLRFSNLVFEPLWCRNYIRNVQLIFSEDFGTEGRGGYFDNYGIIRDIMQNHLLQILALFAMETPVSLDAEDIRNEKVKVLRSMRPIQLEDVVVGQYKGHNKGGKSYPGYTDDPTVPKGSLTPTFAAAALFIDNARWDGVPFLMKAGKALHTKRAEIRVQFRHVPGNLYKRNFGTDLDKTTNELVLRVQPDEAIYLKINNKVPGLGMRLDRSDLNLLYRARYPREIPDAYERLLLDAIEGERRLFIRSDELDAAWSLFTPLLKEIESKKIAPELYPYGSRGPVGAHYLAAKHNVRWGDLGIEE from the exons ATGGCCAATATTATTGTTCCTTCTCCAACCATTTTCACATCATCTTGTGTGTTAAGGAGGGAACAACAGCAACTTTTTGTAAGTAAATTCAATGCAGTAATTGGAGGCATAgattcttcttattctttatGGAATTCTTGCATTCAACCAAGAAACAATTCTAGGAACACTTTTCAGCTGAAATGCTCAAATGGGCATCCACTGAATAGCGTTTCTTCCCATGATG GTGTAGTTGGAAGTTCATTGGCCAAAGAAGATAGCAAGCCTCAACCAACTGAAGCATCATATCCCTTGTCAAATTCAGAATGCATAGGATCCAACCTTAGCATAACTGTTGTTGGAGCTTCTGGAGACCTTGCCAAGAAGAAGATTTTTCCGGCACTCTTTGCTCTTTACTATGAAGATTGGCTACCTGAG AACTTCATTGTGTATGGTTATGCTCGGACCAAAATGACCGATGAAGAACTAAGGGACATGATTAGCAAAACTCTAACATGTAGAATTGACAAGAG GGAAAATTGTGAAGATAAAATGGATCAATTCTTGAAAAGATGTTTTTACCACTCTGGTCTGTATAACTCTGAGGATGACTTTTCAGACTTGGATTCCAAGCTGAAAGAGAAAGAG GGTGGAAAAGATTCAAACAGGCTATTTTATTTGTCAATACCTCCAAATATATTTGTGGATGTGGTGAAATGTGCTAGCCTCAAAGCTTCTTCAAGAAATGGCTGGACAAGGGTTATTGTCGAAAAGCCATTTGGCCGCGACTCGGAATCATCAAGTGAGCTAACAAGATGTCTCAAGCAGTACCTAGCTGAAGAACAAATATTCAG GATTGACCATTACTTGGGGAAGGAGCTTGTGGAGAATCTATCAGTGCTTCGTTTTTCAAATCTTGTTTTCGAACCTCTATGGTGCCGGAACTACATTCGAAATGTGCAGCTAATATTTTCAGAGGATTTTGGAACAGAAGGAAGAGGAGG TTATTTTGATAACTATGGAATCATTCGCGATATAATGCAAAATCACCTTCTGCAAATACTAGCCTTGTTTGCAATGGAAACTCCTGTGAGCTTGGATGCTGAGGACATCAGAAATGAAAAG GTGAAGGTTCTTAGATCAATGAGACCAATTCAGTTAGAAGATGTTGTTGTTGGTCAATATAAGGGCCACAACAAGGGTGGGAAATCATATCCTGGTTACACAGATGATCCTACTGTTCCAAAGGGTAGTCTAACTCCAACATTTGCAGCAGCCGCACTTTTCATCGACAATGCAAGATGGGATGGAGTTCCTTTTCTCATGAAAGCTGGCAAGGCTCTCCATACTAAACG TGCAGAAATCAGAGTCCAATTCAGGCATGTACCAGGTAACTTGTACAAGAGGAACTTTGGAACTGATCTGGACAAGACTACGAATGAGCTTGTGCTTCGAGTTCAACCTGATGAAGCTATATACTTGAAAATCAATAACAAGGTTCCTGGTCTGGGAATGCGACTAGATCGAAGCGACTTAAATTTGCTTTATCGAGCAAG GTATCCAAGGGAAATACCAGATGCATATGAGAGATTACTCTTGGATGCAATAGAAGGGGAAAGAAGGTTGTTCATTAGAAGTGATGAGCTTGATGCAGCTTGGTCACTCTTCACCCCATTGCTCAAAGAGATTGAGAGCAAGAAGATTGCTCCAGAGCTATATCCTTATGGTAGTAGAGGACCTGTTGGAGCACATTACCTTGCTGCAAAGCACAATGTAAGATGGGGTGATCTTGGTATTGAAGAATAA